From Pseudomonas hormoni:
ATGAGTGCATTCGGGCATCTGCCGAAACGCAACGAAATAACCGAGATCGGCCCGTATCGCTTCCGCATCCTGAACGCCGACAGCCGTCGGATTCACTTGCTGCGCCTGACACCTATCGCCCGTTAAATCCAAGGATTGAAATGCGTCGTATGACCCGCCCCGGCTGGCCCGGTAACCTGCTGGCCGTGGCGGCCGGTGCAATCACCACCCTGGCCCTGGCGCCGTTCGATATCTGGCCGTTGGCGTTGCTGGCGGTCGGCTTCTTTTACGCCGGTTTGCGCGAACTGAGCCCCCGCCAGGCCCTCGGCCGTGGCTGGTGCTTCGGTTTCGGCCTGTTTGGCGCCGGCACCAGTTGGATCTACTACAGCATCCACAACTTTGGCGGCGCTTCGGTACTGCTCGCCGGTTTCCTGATGCTGCTGTTCACCGCGGCGATTGCCTGGTTCTTTGCCCTGCCCGCCTGGATCTGGGCGCGCTGGTTGCGTCGCAACGAAGCACCGCTGGCCGATGCCATGGCGTTCGCAGCACTGTGGGTAGGCCAGGAAGCCTTTCGTGGCTGGTTCCTCACCGGTTTTCCGTGGCTTTACTCCGGTTACAGCCAGCTAGACGGCCCGTTGGCCGGGCTCGCCCCCGTGGGCGGGATGTGGCTGGTGTCCTTCACCCTGGCCCTGACGGCCGCGCTGATCTACAACGCTTCGCGCCTGATCAAGACGGGGCGCAAAGCCTTTATTGCGGCGGGTGTGCTGCTGTTGGTCGGCCCTTGGGTCGCCGGCATCGCGCTCAAGGGCCACGCCTGGACCAGCCCGGCGGGTGCACCGCTTAGCGTCGCGGCGATTCAGGGCAATATCGAACAAAGCATGAAGTGGGACCCGGCGCAGCTCAACGCGCAGCTGGCGCTGTACCGCGACATGAGCTTCAGCTCCAAGCGTGTCGACCTGCTGATCTGGCCGGAAACCGCGATCCCGGTGCTCAAGGAGTCCGCCGAAGGCTACCTGGACATGATGGGCAAGTTCGCTTCCGAGCGGGATTCGGCCATGATTACCGGCGTCCCCATCCGCGAAGTCGTCCGTCACGAAAAGCGTTTCTTTAACGGCATCACTGTCGTCGGCGAAGGAGACGGCACTTACCTCAAGCAGAAGCTGGTGCCGTTTGGCGAATACGTGCCATTGCAGGATGTCCTGCGCGGCCTGATCGCCTTCTTCGACCTGCCGATGTCGGACTTTGCCCGTGGCCCCGCCGATCAGGCGATGCTGCAAGCCAAGGGCTATCAGATCGCCCCGTACATCTGCTACGAAGTGGTTTACCCGGAGTTTGCCGCCAGCCTTGCAGCTCGCAGCGATCTGTTGCTGACCATCAGCAACGACACCTGGTTCGGCACTTCCATCGGGCCGTTGCAACACTTGCAGATGGCACAGATGCGCGCGCTTGAGGCCGGCCGCTGGATGATCCGCGCCACCAACAACGGCGTGACCGGCCTGATCAACCCGTTCGGTCAGATCACCACGCAGATCCCGCAGTTCGAACGCGGCATCCTGTACGGCGAAGTGGTGCCGATGCGCAACCTGACGCCTTACCTGCAATGGCGCTCGTGGCCGCTGATCATTGTCTGCGTATTGTTGTTTGGCTGGGCGCTGGTGGCCAACCGGATGGCCAAGACCGTCTGAGACTGACGAGCTTTTGTGGCGAGGGAGCTTGCTCCCGCTGGGGCACGAAGTGGCCCTAAAAAAGGGACTGCTTCGCACTCCAGCGGGAGCAAGCTCCCTCGCCACAATGGATCAGCGATAGAACACCGAATACCCGATCTGCCCCACCGCTTCATTCAGCAACTGCCCGCTCTGCCAGATCGACTTGAACTCAGGCATCCAGCCACCCAATGGCCGGGCATTGTCCACGCCCAGAAACCCCACCGGCGCTGGCACCACCTCAAATCCCGCCTTCTGGAAACTCCAGACCGCCCGCGGCATGTGCCAGGCCTGAGTCACGACCACAACACGCTTGATCCCTTGTGGCAGCAACACCTCGGCACTGAACTGCGCATTTTCCCAGGTTGTACGACTCCGCCCTTCCTGCCAGCGCACGGTTACGCCAGAGTCTTCGAACATCGAATCCGCCATCAATTTGGCTTCGCTGGGCGGCGTGCCGAAATGCAGGCCGCCACTGGTGAGGATCGGCAAACCGGAGACTTTGGCCAGTCTCGCTGCATAACGCTGACGCCCCAGACCCACACCGGTCGGCTGGTCATCGCCCCAGGCCAGGTCGCCTCGCTCGCGCCCGGACCCCAGCACAACGATCGCATCAGCGCGCTGACTCAGGGTCGCCCATTCGGCGCGATCCAGCGCCGGCTCCCGTTCCAGCGCCTTGGCGCTCCATTGCACCACCACCGGCAAACTCATCAGCCAGAACCCGCCGAAGCCCAGCGTAAAGCACACGCCCGCAAGCCGCGGTCTTGAGCGACGAAACCACCAGGCAAGCGCCAGCAACAGCAACAAAATGCCGGGCGGCAGCAGAAGTTGTTTTACGAAGTAACGAAAAGGCATCGAGCATCTCCTGAAGATGCCCGAAGCCTAAGTGGGTTGACGCAATGCGACAACAAATGCGGAAGGACTATGCTTCAAAAAACCATGCGTCATGGCTATAAGTGCCCTTACTTGAATTGCAGAGACCGGACCTTTACCGCGTCCCTGCCCGGTGTTTTGTCCTTGAGCCAGATGATCTTGGCCGAACGTGGTGCGTCTAGTTGCTTCACTGCTTCTGACAAGCATCCGTGTGTTTCACGTTCACTGCGGTCCAGATACGCCTTGACCAATGCAAACTCTGCGGGGCTCAGGCCACGCAACTCCAGCTCCAGGGGACGTTCATCGCGCAACCGGCCAGCTGTTTTTGCCGCGTCCAGGGCCATTCCCAGACGATCGATCAGTCTTTCGTACAGCTCCGGTTTTGTAACTTTTTGCTGTGAATCAACCATCCCTCACCTCATTGAAGATAAGACTCGCTCCCCATTTAGAGCTTAGCTTCCATGAACAAACCGGCTGAACGCCGCGACAAACGGCCCTCGCAGCCATTTCTGCAAGACGCGCGGCAGTAATCAGGGTTTCCCTCGGTAGAGTGCGGTCATGTATGCTACGGCGCTTCCTGTAACTCCACTTCCAGCTCGCTTGGGCACCGCAACGTCGATTTGGCGTGATCACCGTCCAGTGTTGCATTGAAGAGGATTAGGCCACCCCTATTCAGTTCAAAAGTAGCCATGCACGAACAATATCAGCCCCGTGAAATCGAAGCCGCCGCCCAGTCGTTCTGGGACGAGCAAAAGTCCTTTGAAGTCAGTGAACAGCCAGGCAAGGAGACTTTCTATTGCCTGTCGATGTTCCCTTACCCCAGCGGCAAGCTACACATGGGGCACGTGCGCAACTACACCATCGGCGACGTGATCTCCCGCTATCAGCGCATGCAAGGCAAGAACGTCCTGCAACCCATGGGTTGGGACGCCTTCGGCATGCCGGCGGAAAACGCCGCGATGAAGAACAACGTAGCGCCCGCCAAGTGGACCTACGAAAACATCGCCTACATGAAAACCCAGCTGCGCAGCCTGGGCCTGGCGGTGGACTGGTCCCGCGAAGTGACCACCTGCAAGCCGGATTACTACCGCTGGGAACAATGGCTGTTCACTCGCCTGTTCGAAAAAGGCGTGATTTACAAGAAAAGCGGCACCGTGAACTGGGACCCGGTCGACCAGACCGTCCTGGCGAACGAACAGGTGATCGACGGTCGCGGCTGGCGTTCCGGCGCGCTGATCGAAAAGCGCGAAATCCCGATGTACTACTTCAAGATCACCGCCTACGCGGATGAACTGTTGGAGAGCCTCGACGAGCTGACCGGCTGGCCTGAACAGGTCAAGACCA
This genomic window contains:
- a CDS encoding YdcF family protein, which encodes MPFRYFVKQLLLPPGILLLLLALAWWFRRSRPRLAGVCFTLGFGGFWLMSLPVVVQWSAKALEREPALDRAEWATLSQRADAIVVLGSGRERGDLAWGDDQPTGVGLGRQRYAARLAKVSGLPILTSGGLHFGTPPSEAKLMADSMFEDSGVTVRWQEGRSRTTWENAQFSAEVLLPQGIKRVVVVTQAWHMPRAVWSFQKAGFEVVPAPVGFLGVDNARPLGGWMPEFKSIWQSGQLLNEAVGQIGYSVFYR
- the lnt gene encoding apolipoprotein N-acyltransferase, which translates into the protein MRRMTRPGWPGNLLAVAAGAITTLALAPFDIWPLALLAVGFFYAGLRELSPRQALGRGWCFGFGLFGAGTSWIYYSIHNFGGASVLLAGFLMLLFTAAIAWFFALPAWIWARWLRRNEAPLADAMAFAALWVGQEAFRGWFLTGFPWLYSGYSQLDGPLAGLAPVGGMWLVSFTLALTAALIYNASRLIKTGRKAFIAAGVLLLVGPWVAGIALKGHAWTSPAGAPLSVAAIQGNIEQSMKWDPAQLNAQLALYRDMSFSSKRVDLLIWPETAIPVLKESAEGYLDMMGKFASERDSAMITGVPIREVVRHEKRFFNGITVVGEGDGTYLKQKLVPFGEYVPLQDVLRGLIAFFDLPMSDFARGPADQAMLQAKGYQIAPYICYEVVYPEFAASLAARSDLLLTISNDTWFGTSIGPLQHLQMAQMRALEAGRWMIRATNNGVTGLINPFGQITTQIPQFERGILYGEVVPMRNLTPYLQWRSWPLIIVCVLLFGWALVANRMAKTV